One window of Flavobacterium dauae genomic DNA carries:
- a CDS encoding LolA family protein, whose protein sequence is MKKLATLISIFYISVSTYAQNAAAAKTLLDEVSAKTKSYNNMIIDFSFNNGKQESKGKATIQGEKYVVDFMGLTQIFDGSKMYIINPNDEEVTVASAKSADSQAVSIASLLSFYKKGYTYTWDKKQTINGKSIQFIKLTPTNSKDVKEVYLGIDTKTKNIYNRTDVYKGGSKSIITIKSFKTNQTLSKNLFTFTKSKYPNYYINNLD, encoded by the coding sequence ATGAAAAAATTAGCAACACTAATTTCTATTTTTTATATAAGTGTATCAACTTATGCTCAAAATGCAGCCGCAGCCAAAACGTTGTTAGACGAAGTTTCGGCAAAAACAAAAAGTTATAACAATATGATAATTGATTTTAGCTTTAACAACGGAAAACAAGAATCTAAAGGAAAAGCAACTATTCAGGGCGAAAAGTATGTGGTAGATTTTATGGGACTTACCCAAATTTTCGATGGATCTAAAATGTACATCATTAACCCGAATGATGAAGAAGTTACTGTTGCCAGTGCAAAATCTGCCGATTCGCAAGCGGTGAGTATTGCAAGTTTGCTGTCGTTCTACAAAAAAGGTTACACTTACACGTGGGATAAAAAACAAACTATAAACGGTAAATCTATCCAATTTATCAAACTTACACCTACCAACAGCAAAGATGTAAAAGAGGTTTATTTGGGTATTGATACTAAAACCAAAAACATTTACAACCGAACCGATGTTTACAAAGGCGGAAGCAAATCAATTATTACCATAAAATCTTTTAAAACAAATCAAACATTGTCAAAAAACCTTTTTACCTTTACAAAATCTAAATATCCAAATTATTACATCAACAATTTAGATTAA
- a CDS encoding LptF/LptG family permease, whose product MKILDRYILTSFVKTFFSVFAILFFIFVLQGIWVFIGDLAGKDLDFITIFKFLFFYSPKMIPMVLPLSVLLASIMTFGDFSENYEFAAMKSSGISLQRAMRSLIIFILLLSGLSFWFVNNIAPKSEFKFVNMRRDIIHTKPAMAITAGQFTSLGSLNIKVDEKYGEKDEKLRNVTIHIISQQNNQNKTVIKAKTGRIETAENSPILKLHLFNGSYYEDVTSKRSYLTKPFVKSEFKHYIMSIDVSEFDNSEQELQEISNTANMMNISQLNYTIDSLNVNLKNEQKVQVEADKDNNRLFLSNKQKVNKITYKTVNLDSLLTFKTRSEKISLYSNASAVAENIRFNIINNKNSLTEKSKYINRHWIALYEKFVIAFSCLLMFFIGAPLGAIIRKGGLGLPMVFAVLIFITYHFINTFGKKLAQENGITPFLGTWLSTLVLLPMAITFTYKATRDRGINSIDNLLYPITNYFKTKFKKKQNTTENV is encoded by the coding sequence GTGAAAATACTTGATCGATATATATTAACAAGTTTTGTAAAAACATTTTTTTCGGTATTTGCAATCTTGTTTTTCATTTTTGTATTACAAGGAATTTGGGTCTTTATCGGCGATTTAGCCGGTAAAGACCTTGATTTTATAACTATATTTAAATTTTTGTTTTTCTATTCGCCCAAAATGATTCCAATGGTTTTGCCATTATCAGTTCTTTTGGCGTCGATTATGACTTTTGGCGATTTTTCTGAAAACTACGAATTTGCAGCAATGAAATCGTCAGGGATTTCGTTACAACGTGCTATGCGTTCGCTGATTATTTTTATTTTGCTTTTATCGGGTTTATCATTTTGGTTTGTAAATAATATTGCACCAAAATCTGAATTCAAGTTTGTAAATATGCGTCGTGATATCATTCATACCAAACCGGCAATGGCAATTACCGCTGGTCAATTTACAAGTTTAGGATCTTTAAACATTAAGGTTGATGAAAAATACGGTGAAAAAGATGAAAAATTACGCAATGTAACTATACACATAATTAGCCAGCAAAACAACCAAAACAAAACGGTTATAAAGGCAAAAACAGGAAGGATTGAAACAGCTGAAAATAGCCCTATTTTAAAACTGCATTTGTTTAACGGAAGTTATTATGAAGACGTAACATCTAAAAGAAGTTACCTTACAAAACCGTTTGTAAAGTCGGAATTTAAGCATTATATTATGAGTATCGATGTGTCTGAATTTGACAACTCGGAACAAGAACTTCAAGAAATATCAAACACTGCCAATATGATGAATATTTCGCAGTTAAATTACACCATTGATTCATTAAACGTTAATCTAAAAAATGAACAAAAAGTACAGGTTGAGGCAGATAAAGACAACAACCGCTTGTTTTTATCTAACAAACAAAAAGTGAACAAAATAACCTATAAAACCGTTAATTTAGATTCATTACTGACTTTTAAAACACGTAGCGAAAAAATCAGTTTATATTCTAACGCTTCAGCTGTTGCCGAAAACATCCGATTTAATATTATCAACAATAAAAATTCGTTAACCGAAAAATCGAAGTACATTAACCGCCATTGGATTGCTTTGTACGAGAAATTTGTTATCGCTTTCTCGTGTTTGTTAATGTTCTTTATAGGTGCACCGCTTGGAGCTATCATTAGAAAAGGCGGTTTAGGTTTGCCAATGGTTTTTGCCGTGTTAATATTTATTACATATCATTTTATTAATACTTTTGGTAAAAAACTGGCACAAGAAAACGGTATCACACCATTTTTAGGTACCTGGCTTTCTACACTGGTTTTACTGCCAATGGCAATTACATTTACCTATAAAGCCACGCGCGACCGAGGCATAAACAGTATTGATAATTTGTTATATCCAATAACAAATTACTTTAAAACAAAATTTAAAAAGAAACAAAACACCACAGAAAATGTCTGA